A genomic segment from Bradyrhizobium sp. CB1015 encodes:
- the xoxF5 gene encoding lanthanide-dependent methanol dehydrogenase XoxF5: MRKVLLATYLGSAAALAVGSASANDELIKMSQNPKDWVMPAGDYGNTRYSKLNQINAQNVGKLQVAWTFSTGVLRGHEGGPLIIGNVMYVHTPFPNKVYAIDLSNENKIIWKYEPKQDPNVIPVMCCDTVNRGLSYGDGKIILHQADTNLVALDAKTGQVAWSATNGNPAKGETGTSAALVVKDKVLVGISGGEFGVQCHVTAYDLKSGKQVWRAYSEGPDDQIKLDPVKTTSLGKPVGPDSSLKTWQGDQWKIGGGCTWGWISYDPALNLVYYGSGNPSTWNPKQRPGDNKWSMTIFARDADSGMAKWVYQMTPHDEWDYDGVNEMILTDQQINGQNRKLLTHFDRNGLAYTMDRESGELLVAEKYDPKVNWTSGVDMDKNSPTYGRPKVVAQYSTEHGGEDKNTKGICPAALGTKDEQPAAYSPDTQLFYVPTNHVCMDYEPFKVSYTAGQPYVGATLSMYPPQGESHMGNFIAWDGKTGKIVWSNKEQFSVWSGALATAGGVVFYGTLEGYLKAVDAKSGKELYKFKTPSGIIGNVTTYENNGKQYVAVLSGVGGWAGIGLAAGLTDPTAGLGAVGGYAALSNYTALGGTLTVFSLPN, translated from the coding sequence ATGCGCAAGGTGCTACTGGCGACCTATCTCGGCTCCGCGGCGGCTCTCGCCGTCGGCAGCGCCTCAGCCAATGACGAGCTGATCAAGATGTCGCAGAACCCGAAGGACTGGGTGATGCCGGCGGGCGACTATGGCAACACCCGCTATTCCAAGCTGAACCAGATCAACGCCCAGAACGTCGGCAAGCTTCAGGTCGCTTGGACGTTCTCGACCGGCGTGCTGCGCGGCCATGAAGGCGGCCCGCTGATCATCGGCAACGTCATGTACGTCCACACGCCGTTCCCGAACAAGGTCTACGCCATTGACCTTTCCAACGAGAACAAGATCATCTGGAAGTACGAGCCGAAGCAGGATCCGAACGTCATCCCCGTGATGTGCTGCGACACCGTCAACCGCGGCCTGTCCTACGGCGACGGCAAGATCATCCTGCATCAGGCCGACACCAACCTCGTCGCACTCGACGCCAAGACCGGCCAGGTGGCCTGGTCGGCAACCAACGGCAATCCTGCGAAGGGCGAGACCGGCACGTCGGCCGCGCTTGTCGTCAAGGACAAGGTCCTGGTCGGCATCTCCGGCGGCGAGTTCGGCGTGCAGTGCCACGTCACCGCATACGACCTCAAGAGCGGCAAGCAGGTCTGGCGCGCCTATTCCGAAGGTCCCGATGATCAGATCAAGCTCGATCCCGTCAAGACCACGTCGCTCGGCAAGCCGGTCGGGCCCGACTCGTCGCTGAAGACCTGGCAAGGCGATCAGTGGAAGATCGGCGGCGGCTGTACCTGGGGCTGGATCTCCTACGATCCCGCTTTGAACCTCGTCTATTACGGCTCGGGCAACCCCTCGACCTGGAATCCGAAGCAGCGTCCGGGCGACAACAAATGGTCGATGACCATCTTCGCGCGCGATGCGGACTCCGGCATGGCCAAGTGGGTCTACCAGATGACGCCCCACGACGAGTGGGACTATGACGGCGTCAACGAAATGATCCTCACCGATCAGCAGATCAACGGTCAGAACCGCAAGCTGCTGACGCACTTCGACCGCAACGGGCTCGCCTACACCATGGACCGCGAGAGCGGCGAATTGCTGGTCGCCGAGAAGTACGACCCGAAGGTGAACTGGACCAGCGGCGTCGACATGGACAAGAACTCGCCGACCTACGGCCGTCCCAAGGTCGTCGCTCAATATTCGACCGAGCACGGCGGAGAGGACAAGAACACGAAGGGCATCTGCCCGGCCGCGCTCGGCACCAAGGACGAGCAGCCGGCGGCCTACTCGCCGGACACGCAGCTGTTCTACGTTCCGACCAACCACGTCTGCATGGACTACGAACCGTTCAAGGTGAGCTACACCGCGGGTCAGCCCTATGTGGGTGCGACGCTCTCGATGTATCCGCCGCAGGGTGAAAGCCACATGGGCAACTTCATCGCCTGGGACGGCAAGACCGGCAAGATCGTCTGGTCGAACAAGGAGCAGTTCTCGGTCTGGTCGGGTGCGCTCGCAACCGCCGGCGGCGTGGTGTTCTACGGCACGCTCGAAGGCTACCTGAAGGCGGTCGACGCCAAGTCCGGCAAGGAGCTCTACAAGTTCAAGACTCCCTCCGGCATCATCGGCAACGTCACCACCTATGAGAACAACGGCAAGCAGTACGTTGCCGTGCTCTCCGGCGTGGGTGGCTGGGCCGGCATCGGTCTGGCGGCAGGTCTGACCGATCCGACCGCAGGCCTCGGTGCAGTCGGCGGCTACGCGGCCCTCAGCAATTACACGGCGCTCGGCGGTACGCTGACCGTGTTCTCGCTGCCGAACTGA
- a CDS encoding c-type cytochrome, methanol metabolism-related: MPAEGKKLLRKICFVIAATILVASGGIAVAEGPGDPAAVKKEEDGKWLDKEGNPTYKISADGTVDWFTYSGYRRYHSDCHVCHGPDGMGSTYAPALKDSVRSMSYGDFLGVVASGRKNISTAQENVMPAFGDNPNVACYMDDLYVYLRARSTEAWGRQRPAKKEEKTEAYTKAEDACMGKK; the protein is encoded by the coding sequence ATGCCGGCCGAGGGGAAGAAGCTCTTGCGTAAAATCTGCTTTGTCATTGCTGCGACGATCTTGGTTGCGTCCGGAGGAATTGCGGTCGCGGAGGGTCCGGGCGACCCGGCCGCCGTGAAGAAGGAAGAGGACGGAAAGTGGCTCGATAAGGAGGGAAATCCCACCTACAAGATTTCGGCCGACGGCACCGTGGACTGGTTCACCTATTCCGGATACCGCCGCTATCACTCGGACTGCCACGTGTGCCACGGCCCCGACGGCATGGGATCGACCTACGCACCGGCGCTGAAGGATTCCGTCAGGTCGATGAGCTACGGCGACTTCCTCGGCGTGGTCGCCTCTGGCCGCAAGAACATCTCGACCGCGCAGGAGAACGTCATGCCGGCCTTCGGCGACAACCCGAACGTCGCCTGCTACATGGACGACCTCTATGTCTATCTCCGCGCGCGCTCAACCGAAGCCTGGGGCCGGCAGCGTCCTGCGAAAAAAGAGGAGAAGACTGAGGCCTACACCAAGGCTGAAGACGCCTGCATGGGCAAGAAATGA
- a CDS encoding S-(hydroxymethyl)glutathione dehydrogenase/class III alcohol dehydrogenase, whose product MKTRAAVAFEAKKPLEIVEVDLEGPKAGEVLVEIKATGICHTDAYTLDGFDSEGIFPSILGHEGAGIIREIGPGVTSVKPGDHVIPLYTPECRQCKSCLSQKTNLCTAIRATQGKGVMPDGTSRFSYKGKPIYHYMGCSTFSNFTVLPEIAVAKIREDAPFDKSCYIGCGVTTGVGAVVNTAKVTPGSNVVVFGLGGIGLNVIQGAKMAGADKIIGVDINDSKEEWGRRFGMTDFVNPKKITGDIVQHLVGLTDGGADYTFDCTGNTTVMRQALEACHRGWGTSIIIGVAEAGKEIATRPFQLVTGRNWRGTAFGGARGRTDVPKIVDWYMNGKIQIDPMITHVLKLDEINKGFDLMHEGKSIRSVVVF is encoded by the coding sequence ATGAAGACACGTGCCGCCGTTGCTTTCGAAGCCAAGAAGCCGCTCGAGATCGTCGAAGTCGATCTGGAAGGCCCGAAGGCCGGCGAAGTCCTGGTCGAGATCAAGGCGACGGGCATCTGCCATACCGACGCCTACACGCTCGACGGCTTCGACAGCGAGGGAATCTTCCCGTCGATCCTGGGACATGAGGGGGCCGGCATCATCCGCGAGATCGGCCCCGGCGTGACCTCGGTGAAGCCGGGCGATCACGTCATCCCGCTCTACACGCCGGAATGCCGGCAGTGCAAAAGCTGCCTCAGCCAGAAGACCAATCTCTGCACCGCGATCCGCGCGACGCAGGGCAAGGGCGTGATGCCCGACGGCACCAGCCGCTTCTCCTACAAGGGCAAGCCGATCTACCATTACATGGGCTGCTCGACCTTCTCGAACTTCACCGTGCTGCCCGAGATCGCCGTGGCCAAGATCCGCGAGGACGCGCCGTTCGACAAGAGCTGCTACATCGGCTGCGGCGTCACCACCGGCGTCGGCGCCGTCGTCAACACCGCCAAGGTCACGCCCGGCTCCAACGTGGTCGTGTTCGGCCTCGGCGGCATCGGCCTCAACGTCATCCAGGGTGCCAAGATGGCCGGCGCCGACAAGATCATCGGCGTCGACATCAACGACTCCAAGGAGGAATGGGGTCGCAGGTTCGGCATGACCGACTTCGTCAACCCGAAGAAGATCACCGGCGACATCGTTCAGCATCTCGTCGGCCTCACCGACGGCGGCGCCGACTACACCTTCGACTGCACCGGCAACACCACCGTGATGCGCCAGGCACTGGAAGCCTGCCATCGCGGCTGGGGCACCTCGATCATCATCGGCGTCGCCGAGGCCGGCAAGGAGATCGCCACCCGCCCGTTCCAGCTCGTCACCGGGCGCAACTGGCGCGGCACGGCCTTCGGCGGTGCGCGCGGGCGCACCGACGTGCCGAAGATCGTCGACTGGTACATGAACGGAAAGATCCAGATCGATCCGATGATCACTCATGTGCTCAAGCTCGATGAGATCAACAAGGGCTTTGACCTCATGCACGAGGGCAAGTCCATCCGTTCAGTCGTCGTGTTCTAG